A genome region from Eurosta solidaginis isolate ZX-2024a chromosome 2, ASM4086904v1, whole genome shotgun sequence includes the following:
- the ics gene encoding ras suppressor protein 1 isoform X2, translated as MSNITRLTLSHNKITMISPGIANLLNLEILNLSNNGLRELPVSLSSMPKLRILNVSLNRLDSLPRGFGAFPVLEVLDLSYNNLNETVLPGNFFMIETLRALYLGDNDFEHIPKELGNLKNLQILGLRDNDLLDLPREIGELVRLRELHIQNNRLQVLPPEVGYLDLLGSKSVMKMEENPWVVPIQEQYLLGISHVIEYIKTETYKILYNRHIKSERGPPPPKADKSKKASRVRA; from the exons ATGTCCAACATCACACGACTTACGTTGAGCCATAACAAGATCACCATGATCAGTCCCGGCATAGCCAATCTACTTAATTTGGAAATATTGAATTTATCCAACAATGGTTTACGTGAACTGCCGGTTTCATTGTCATCGATGCCAAAGTTGCGCATATTAAATGTCTCCCTAAATCGCTTGGACAGCCTGCCACGTGGCTTTGGCGCATTTCCCGTATTGGAGGTGCTCGATCTATCATACAATAATCTCAATGAGACTGTGCTGCCTGGAAATTTCTTTATGATTGAAACATTAAGAGCACTTTACTTGGGCGACAATGATTTCGAGCATATTCCTAAAGAATTGGGTAATTTAAAGAACTTACAAATACTCGGTTTACGTGATAACGATTTACTTGACTTGCCACGTGAAATTGGCGAACTGGTACGTTTGCGTGAACTGCATATACAAAACAATCGGCTACAAGTTTTGCCACCCGAAGTGGGCTATCTGGATTTATTGGGCAGCAAATCAGTGATGAAAATGGAAGAGAACCCATGGGTTGTACCGATTCAGGAACAATATTTGCTTGGTATTAGTCACGTCATCGAGTATATTAAAACGGAAACATACAAAAT cCTGTACAATCGTCACATAAAAAGCGAACGTGGACCACCGCCACCCAAAGCTGATAAGAGCAAAAAAGCTTCACGTGTGCGTGCTTAG